The DNA region ATAAGTAATAACAAGAATTATTAATACTGCTGGCAGGTTAACAATTCCTCCCTCCAATGGAGAACTTGTAATAGCCTTTGGTAAATTAATTCCAACGGCTCCCAATAGATTAACTGCATAAGCAGACCATCCAACAGCTACTGCTCCAATTGCCACCATGTACTCAAGTATTAAATCCCAACCTATAATCCATGCCCAAAATTCTCCAAGGGCTGCATAACTATAAGTATAAGCACTACCTGCTACAGGTACAGTTGATGCAAACTCTGCATAACATAAAGCTGCAAAGGCACAAGCAAGTCCGGATACAATAAAAGATAATATAAGTGCTGGTCCGGAATATTTGGCTGCTGCTACACCTGTAAGAACAAATATACCTGTTCCAATAATTGCTCCAACGCCAAGCATTGTAAGTTCAAGTGGGCCCAAAGCTTTTTTTAGAGAATCCTTTCCCTTTGTCTCGGCAATTAGACTCTCAATGGGTTTTGTTCTAAAAATATTATTCATAAAAACGCCTCCTTATTATGTCTACATTGTTAAATACCTCTGATTTTTTAACAATTTCTTTATTTATTATAGCATTAATTATAAAAATTTCAATACCCAATATCTATTTTTAGGGAATTAATAATAACAGAAGGAATTTGAGAGTTGTTAATTTTAGCAATTAATTTTTAAAAAGATGAAGCTGTCTCACAATACATACATATGCATTGTGAGACAGCTTCATTACTCTTCTTCAATACATACAAGCCCCACAAGACCGGGGCCACTATGAACACCAGATACAGGGCTAATACATCCACAATAATAAACAGATGTTATATTAGAAAGCTTTTCTATGGATTCCTTTACTTTAATTGCATCTTCTTTTCCGTTGCCATCAACTACTAAGGCTCTACACTTCTTATTTTTTGAAAGCTGCTCTGCTATTTCAATAACTTTACTTAAAGCTTGTTTCTTGCCTCTAGCTTTAGCATAGGTATAATAATTACCCTCCTTATCTGTAGATATTATAGGTTTTAGATTTAATAGAGTTCCAATAGTTCCAGCCACTTTGCCTATTCTCCCACCTTTAATAAGATATTCTAAGGTATCCACCACAAAGAACAGATGTATTCTGTTTTGTATTGATGGAATAGCCTTAACTACCTGCTCAAAACTTCTTCCACCCTCTAAAAGTTTCGCGCACTCTTCAACTAAAGCGCCTTCTCCTAAGGATATAGATTTTGAATCACAAATACAAGACTTTATATTTGGATGATTTTTACTTACTAGGGTCAATCCATTATATATTCCTGAAAGTCCACTAGATAAGGTTATGCCTATAACATGAGTATAACCTTCCCCTTCCAATTTACTATAAGTATCTTCCATATCCTGAAGAGACGGCATGGAAGAGGTTGGCACTTCCTTTTTCAATCCTCTATAAACTTCCTCAGAGGTAATCTCTATCTTATCTCTATATTCTCTATCCTTGTATATTATTCTGAATGGTAAAGCCTGTATATTATATTTATTAATTATCTCCTGAGGTAAATCTGCTGTAGTATCCGTTATTAATGCCACTCTTTCCATAATAATGCCTCCCAAAGCATACAAAGTAATATGTAATAGAATTCCATATTTACTTCTTATTTATTCCAATATACCTGAATATTTTTATTATATTATATCATTTTAGCTCATGATTAAGATACACATTTACAACTTATTTATTCAGTATTAGTAAATTATCTAATGTATCCAACTAAGTATCTTCATAAGGTATTTACTACCTGCAATAGTCTTATGGACGAAATAATTTTACTTTGTAGTGAAAGATTCTGTTGCAATAAAAAAATTGACATAAATCATCTTATTAAACAAGTAGAAAATCTTAAAAGTCATATTAAAAATAATAAAAAACTATAAAATTATTAAAATTTTTAATAATTTTATAGTTATTACCTTTATCTAAAAGAATATTTTTTATTTAGCTAACTCATAAATAGTATGTGCATATATTTTGGCATTGATTATTAAATCTTCAATTTCAATATACTCATTTGCTTGATGATCTAAATCGGGCTTACCTGGAAATATAGGTCCAAAGGCTACTATATTAGGCATTTCCTTGGCATAAGTCCCTCCTCCAATAGATAATAGCTTAGGTTCATCACCAGTCTGCTCTTTGTAAACCTTTTGTAGAGTTTTAATTAGTGGATGATTTTCCGGGAAATATAGAGGCTCTTGATGCTGCATATTTTCAACTCTTATTCCTGTATCCTTTATTCTATCCTCTAATGGATCCATTAAATCTTCATAAGTTTTAGTAACAGGATATCTCACATTTAGTGTCAATCTAGCCTTATCTTCATTTATGTCAGCCACACCCAAATTAAAGGAAAGTTTACCTGACACATCGTCTGAAAGCCCTACACCAAAAGATTCACCATTGACCTCAAAGCCCACATATCTATTAAAGAAATTTATAAATTTTCCTATGTCTGAACTTCCAAGATCAAGCTCACCTAGAAATGCAAAAAGCTGCATAATAGCATTTTTACCAAGCTGCGGTAAACTTCCATGAGCAGAAACTCCATAGGATTTTACTATCACCATATCCTCTTTTTCCTCTATCTTCAAATCATATCCAGTCCTTTCTGAAAACTGCTCACAGCTTTCAATTAGAACACTCCTTAAATCAGCCTTGATTCCTGCTTCACAATAATCAGGAACCATATTTGCCTTTTGCCCACCTTTAATATACTTTATAATGAAATCTCCTTGTGGCTTTGTATTTAAATCCTTAACAAAGTCAAATATAGTTATTCCCTTTTCCCCATTTATAATTGGATATTCTGCATCTGGTGTAAAACCAGCTATTGGAGGCTTTTCTCTATCCAAATAATATTTAAGTTCCTTACTCCCTGATTCTTCATTAGTTCCGAAAATAATTCTTACTTTTTTGGAAAGAGGTAATTTGGCATCTACTATGGCCTTAAGTGCAAACAATGCAGAAATAATAGGACCCTTATCATCAGTAGTTCCTCTTCCATAAATTTTCCCTTCGTGTATTTCTGCTGAATAAGGAGGGTATTTCCATCCATCGCCTTCTGGCACTACATCAAGATGACCAAGTGCTGCAACATATTCATCACTCTCTCCATATTCCGCATATCCTACATAATTGTCTAAATTAACTATTTTAAAGCCCAAATTTCTTGCAATTTCAAGAGCAGTTTCCAGTGCATTTGCCGGACCTTCTCCAAAAGGCATTCCTGATTGAGGTTTTTCTTCTACACTCTTTACTCGTACAACTTCTTGAACTGCTTTAATAAGCTGATCTTTAAGGTTATCTATACTATCATTTATATTCATAAAATTCCTCCTAACATTTAACAAACTTTCATATGAGCTTTATCTTATTATTTATACTTATGTTCCTAACCTCATTATATTATAAACTTTATATGTAAATTTTATCAACTATAGAATAAATAACATCACATAAATAATTGAATTTATTAAAGAATATCTAGTGAGGTGATAATTAATGAAAAAAAAGATTTTAACACTTTCACTATTTTTTTCTCTTATGTTCTCCACAACTGCCTTTGCTCAGGATTTAGTATATATAGTTAAACCCGGAGATACACTTTGGAAAATAGCTGTAGCTAATCAAACAGGTCTCAGTGAACTAATAGCTAAAAATCCACAGATAGCCAATCCAAATTTAATTTACCCTGGTAATAAAGTAAATATACCAAATATAAATGATACAAAGGCAGCAGAAGCAGAAGTTATAAGGCTTGTAAATATTCAAAGAAGTAAAAATGGCCTCCAACCTTTAACTACTAATTGGCAGGTTGGAAGAGTAGCCAGATATAAATCACAAGATATGATTAATAAACATTATTTTTCTCATACTTCCCCTACTTATGGCTCTCCTTTTAATATGATGGAAACTTTTGGAATAAAATTTTCAGCTGCTGGAGAAAACATAGCCATGGGACAGAGAACTCCTGCGGAAGTTGTAAATGCCTGGATGAATTCACCAGGGCATAGAGCAAATATATTAAATCCTTCTTATACTCAAATAGGTGTTGGCCTTGCAAAGGACAGCAATGGAACCTGCTATTGGACTCAAATGTTTATAAAACCTATGTAAGTGGATAATTTAAAATATTTTTGTTTGAATTTAATTTTAAAATAATAATACTCTTAGAATAAGATGTCTATTTTCTTACTCTAAGAGTATTATTTTAAAACAATTGTATTATACTCATATACATTGAAAAATAAAATTTTAATTTGACCTCTAGTCTCTCTAGTCAGCCAACTTAACATTTTTTTATAGCTGAATGGCTTTTACCTCTAGTTTTTCTAGTCGGTAGCTTGAACTCCACTATATTAATTAACTACCATTATACTTTTTACCATTTCAGTTAAAAGTTCAATAAAACTATTATTTCTATTAATCACTAATAGCTACAGAATTGTTATTATAAAATTCTATACAATAACATAAAGTTAAGTTTAATTACTATAAAGATTACACATAAAAACATCTCTACAATAAATTTAACTTAACCTCTAATCTCTATAGTCAGCTAATTAAATATTATTTTTTAAGTCAATTATATAATTTATTCGTTTCTTTGTCAATAGAAATTTTATTAATTATCTTTGCTATTTTTTATTGCATTTTCATAAGTACCAAATATCTTCACTTTATTATTTACAGAAATATTCTTAATAGCTTCATTTAAATCTTTATCTTCTAAATAATTACCATCTACATCAATAA from Clostridium pasteurianum BC1 includes:
- the safA gene encoding SafA/ExsA family spore coat assembly protein gives rise to the protein MKKKILTLSLFFSLMFSTTAFAQDLVYIVKPGDTLWKIAVANQTGLSELIAKNPQIANPNLIYPGNKVNIPNINDTKAAEAEVIRLVNIQRSKNGLQPLTTNWQVGRVARYKSQDMINKHYFSHTSPTYGSPFNMMETFGIKFSAAGENIAMGQRTPAEVVNAWMNSPGHRANILNPSYTQIGVGLAKDSNGTCYWTQMFIKPM
- a CDS encoding DegV family protein; this encodes MERVALITDTTADLPQEIINKYNIQALPFRIIYKDREYRDKIEITSEEVYRGLKKEVPTSSMPSLQDMEDTYSKLEGEGYTHVIGITLSSGLSGIYNGLTLVSKNHPNIKSCICDSKSISLGEGALVEECAKLLEGGRSFEQVVKAIPSIQNRIHLFFVVDTLEYLIKGGRIGKVAGTIGTLLNLKPIISTDKEGNYYTYAKARGKKQALSKVIEIAEQLSKNKKCRALVVDGNGKEDAIKVKESIEKLSNITSVYYCGCISPVSGVHSGPGLVGLVCIEEE
- the pepV gene encoding dipeptidase PepV, which encodes MNINDSIDNLKDQLIKAVQEVVRVKSVEEKPQSGMPFGEGPANALETALEIARNLGFKIVNLDNYVGYAEYGESDEYVAALGHLDVVPEGDGWKYPPYSAEIHEGKIYGRGTTDDKGPIISALFALKAIVDAKLPLSKKVRIIFGTNEESGSKELKYYLDREKPPIAGFTPDAEYPIINGEKGITIFDFVKDLNTKPQGDFIIKYIKGGQKANMVPDYCEAGIKADLRSVLIESCEQFSERTGYDLKIEEKEDMVIVKSYGVSAHGSLPQLGKNAIMQLFAFLGELDLGSSDIGKFINFFNRYVGFEVNGESFGVGLSDDVSGKLSFNLGVADINEDKARLTLNVRYPVTKTYEDLMDPLEDRIKDTGIRVENMQHQEPLYFPENHPLIKTLQKVYKEQTGDEPKLLSIGGGTYAKEMPNIVAFGPIFPGKPDLDHQANEYIEIEDLIINAKIYAHTIYELAK